In Mustelus asterias chromosome 17, sMusAst1.hap1.1, whole genome shotgun sequence, the following are encoded in one genomic region:
- the styxl2 gene encoding serine/threonine/tyrosine-interacting-like protein 2 — MATSQNTNSEQVVPGDNDQDDVLSVQARYLRSPSPSRFSTLSDTDTESIFMEPIHLSSAIAATKIINEQLKPKGIKVEPMSPKMMESAEQLLVEDLYNRVKVKFDDTSKFNTPCIMDIQRALMQKMEAPRELLDEVWPNVYIAEKSATVNKVRLKRLGITHVLNAAHGTGVYTTTGFYAGMEIQYLGIEADDFPDFDLSKHFRKAAEFMDEALLTYRGKVLVCSVMGVSRSAALVAAYLMIFHHMTIMEALMTLRKKRPIFPNEGFLMQLRQLNENLLEERSQYDPDDDDETLSQCSVIEAKAYSVSVAGDETQSIMGAEAHSIMVEEEDTNSLFANSLVSSATKTSVASKRPPLIDEVEEERLYEEWRAKQGLSPIEQTKKPREDGPKLPGDLEEENNVDWLVREWQSKNEKFQMDPCWLPERSNNEEDRGSISARSRQYLGSKQDDTASVDSLDSELLQQRSEEYLNKPRRTRNDSLSTEASTWDMWDERLLEISKRAARGDDSSSVASFSCSEKKREPDEESSAFSETSSMFNFCKKHKDKLTPLERWRVKRIQFGWNKKDPKADDENNTEEGEEGEEGGLKSLADVNLTAYQSWKLKHQKKMGNENKNEIINLAKDEDITSKRTKQRRAEVLERSKRTLEESKSLSECETESTMSGSIPLSIFGCRMSDRNVGDDAASMLSMQSGGTSASRARTASAAAVPMPPLQVNPDATVSFSSIQDWIASVVSEQIALKQTEILGTASQLDKNLQQGTTGRYSEDDKISLLSAQTGSACSSSLLGSRAARGTDTRSVLSGCSLSSIKSEGFNSKEKITKTSKPLYSLFADEVNLKMLDSKNKEIKSEMRDKMDAYKKEKVAVDNKRSTLFKKKKKDESGDEEVAETGSCLSYSRTDRFDTASNLSDSRLCTGISAPAPATNIQKWLRDVKEVSVDDKPLKYDQIMNKETKFNRSSYLHERDSSGLSPNHQLDATKGSASLYLTRDVDLKTPLTSSEEYTSGRFASSYKSNVDDDNITKSRYSIPSPDYSSRRLKAEGAGSSRQLRSEMSPIETQHSHVGFQPSDQPTHLFPRGSFSRRSETELNGHDHDDTLETHTKRTFKQSFASVDEQSSAKGNTSDLENPSAKKGLKSGSGNSSEDDDEIIAAWRSRQEVRIKDKKRRQRE; from the exons ATGGCTACATCTCAGAATACCAACAGTGAACAAGTTGTTCCAGGAGATAATGATCAAGATGATGTCCTGTCTGTGCAGGCCCGATATCTCCGCAGTCCATCTCCCAGCAG ATTTTCCACTCTGTCAGATACCGACACAGAAAGCATCTTCATGGAGCCCATCCATCTTTCCTCTGCGATTGCTGCGACCAAGATTATTAATGAAC AGTTGAAACCCAAAGGAATAAAAGTTGAGCCAATGTCACCAAAAATGATGGAATCAGCTGAGCAGCTACTGGTGGAAGATCTTTATAACCGGGTAAAAGTAAAGTTTgatgacaccagcaaattcaacaCACCCTGCATCATGGACATCCAGCGTGCTCTGATGCAAAAGATGGAGGCCCCCAGAGAACTTTTGGATGAGGTGTGGCCAAATGTCTACATAGCTGAAAA GAGTGCAACTGTGAATAAGGTGCGACTGAAACGCCTGGGGATTACTCACGTCCTTAATGCTGCCCATGGTACGGGTGTGTACACCACAACAGGCTTCTACGCAGGAATGGAAATTCAGTACCTTGGAATCGAAGCGGACGACTTCCCTGACTTTGACCTGTCCAAACACTTCCGTAAGGCTGCAGAGTTTATGGATGAAGCACTCCTGACGTACAGAG GTAAAGTTTTGGTTTGCAGTGTCATGGGAGTCAGTCGGTCAGCAGCCCTAGTGGCAGCCTACCTTATGATCTTTCACCATATGACAATCATGGAGGCGTTAATGACTCTACGTAAAAAACGTCCAATCTTCCCAAATGAGGGCTTCTTGATGCAGCTTAGGCAACTAAATGAAAACCTTTTGGAAGAACGTAGTCAGTATGACCCTGACGATGATGATGAGACTCTAAGCCAATGTTCTGTCATAGAAGCAAAAGCCTATTCTGTCTCTGTGGCCGGAGACGAGACCCAGAGCATCATGGGAGCTGAAGCACATTCTATCATGGTGGAAGAGGAAGACACGAACAGCTTATTTGCCAACAGCTTAGTCAGCTCCGCAACAAAAACAAGCGTTGCTTCCAAAAGGCCACCGCTAATCGATGAAGTTGAAGAGGAAAGGCTTTATGAAGAGTGGAGAGCAAAACAAGGTTTGTCACCAATAGAACAAACCAAGAAACCACGAGAGGACGGACCCAAACTTCCTGGAGATCTTGAGGAAGAGAATAATGTTGATTGGCTAGTTCGGGAATGGCAAAGTAAAAATGAAAAGTTTCAAATGGATCCATGTTGGCTGCCTGAACGGAGTAACAATGAAGAAGACAGAGGATCCATTTCTGCGAGAAGCAGACAATATCTTGGCAGTAAACAAGATGACACTGCGAGCGTTGACAGTCTGGACAGTGAACTACTCCAACAACGTTCAGAGGAATATTTAAACAAGCCAAGGAGAACTCGAAATGACTCCTTATCCACTGAAGCCAGCACTTGGGATATGTGGGATGAACGGTTACTTGAGATCAGCAAGAGAGCTGCAAGAGGTGATGACAGCAGTAGCGTAGCTTCTTTTAGCTGCAGTGAAAAAAAGAGAGAGCCAGATGAGGAAAGTTCTGCTTTCTCAGAAACCAGCTCTATGTTCAACTTCTGCAAGAAGCACAAAGACAAACTGACCCCCCTCGAAAGGTGGCGTGTCAAACGGATACAATTCGGGTGGAATAAAAAAGATCCCAAAGCAGATGATGAGAATAACACTGAGgaaggtgaagagggggaggaaggaggattAAAGTCACTTGCTGACGTCAACCTGACTGCTTATCAGAGCTGGAAGTTGAAACACCAGAAAAAAATGGGCaatgaaaacaaaaatgagaTAATTAATCTGGCAAAAGACGAAGATATTACATCTAAGAGAACTAAGCAAAGGAGGGCTGAGGTCTTGGAACGTTCCAAACGGACACTGGAAGAGAGTAAGTCCTTATCCGAGTGTGAGACGGAGAGTACCATGAGTGGGAGCATTCCACTATCTATCTTTGGATGCCGAATGTCTGACAGAAATGTAGGTGATGATGCTGCCTCTATGTTGAGCATGCAGAGTGGTGGAACCTCAGCATCCAGAGCCAGAACTGCCTCAGCTGCGGCAGTGCCTATGCCACCATTGCAGGTAAATCCTGATGCCACTGTTTCATTCTCCAGCATTCAGGATTGGATTGCTTCTGTGGTCAGTGAGCAAATTGCATTGAAGCAAACTGAGATCCTGGGCACTGCCTCACAGTTAGACAAGAACCTCCAACAAGGGACCACTGGAAGATACTCAGAAGATGACAAAATTTCACTTCTCAGCGCGCAGACTGGGAGTGCCTGTTCTAGCTCCCTGCTGGGGTCCAGGGCAGCTCGCGGTACGGACACTCGGTCTGTCCTGTCAGGCTGCAGTCTTTCTAGCATCAAGTCTGAGGGCTTCAATTCAAAGGAGAAGATTACAAAAACAAGCAAACCCCTTTATAGCTTGTTTGCGGATGAAGTTAATCTTAAAATGTTGGACTCCAAGAACAAGGAGATAAAAAGTGAAATGAGAGATAAGATGGATGCGTACAAGAAAGAAAAGGTCGCTGTCGACAATAAACGCAGCACGTTGTTTAAAAAGAAGAAGAAGGatgaaagtggagatgaggaggTGGCTGAAACAGGTTCATGTTTGTCCTATTCAAGAACAGATAGGTTTGACACAGCTTCCAATCTTTCAGATAGTCGTTTATGCACAGGTATCAGTGCACCAGCCCCAGCTACCAATATACAGAAATGGCTTCGAGATGTTAAGGAAGTATCTGTTGATGATAAACCCTTAAAATATGACCAGATTatgaataaagaaacaaaattcaATCGATCTTCTTATCTGCACGAACGTGATAGTAGTGGGTTGTCGCCAAATCACCAACTGGATGCAACAAAAGGTTCAGCTTCATTATATCTTACAAGAGATGTTGATTTGAAAACACCCCTGACAAGCTCAGAAGAATATACATCTGGAAGATTTGCTTCTTCCTACAAATCAAATGTTGATGATGACAATATAACCAAGTCGAGATATTCCATCCCATCACCCGACTATAGTTCTCGAAGGCTAAAGGCGGAAGGAGCTGGTAGTTCCAGACAGCTGCGCTCTGAAATGTCCCCTATTGAAACACAGCATTCGCATGTTGGTTTTCAGCCATCAGACCAACCAACTCACCTCTTCCCAAGGGGATCTTTCTCGCGCCGTTCAGAGACAGAACTAAATGGCCACGATCACGATGATACCCTGGAGACGCATACAAAGAGAACATTTAAGCAGAGTTTTGCAAGTGTAGATGAACAGTCTAGTGCAAAAGGGAACACCAGTGACCTTGAAAATCCTTCCGCAAAGAAAGGTTTGAAGTCTGGATCCGGAAACAGCAGTGAAGACGATGATGAAATTATAGCTGCTTGGAGGAGTCGTCAAGAAGTCAGAATCAAGGATAAAAAAAGGCGCCAAAGAGAATAA